ACCCACCACCATCAACAGCATGAACATCACGTCTGTCAGGGCTGTGGCAGGTGTGGCAGCGCGCTACACCCACGAACTGGATAATGGCAGCCGGTTCCTGCCCGAGGGCTATGTCCGCGCGCTGCAGGAACTTGCAGACCCCGGCCAGCCAATCTCAGGTTCGGTTGTGGGCGGTGGCACGTTCATCTCAAGCCCCACCAAGCGCGACAAGTTCTCCACCGGGCTCGGCGCAGGCTTCACCTATGAGTTCACGGACGTGTTCTCCGTACGCCTGCTCTACGACGGCGAGTTCCAGGACGATTACCGCGAGGACTCAGTCACCGCTGCGGTGCGCCTGGAATTCTAGCCAGCGTCATTTTGCCAACCTGTGCGCGTGCTGTGGGGCCCGCGCACAGGTTGGTCTCAAATATAAACAGATGACCGGCCTGAGCGTCGCTGGGTGTGGTGCCCTGTTTGGCCGACGTTACGAACATCAGGTTGCCGGCAGGCCCACCAAGCGCTGGACAGGTGGGATTGTGTGTCGGCACCTGAAGCGCGTGAGTTCTGGTTCCGGTAGGATCCGTCGCCACAACGCGCCCCTCGCCCCAGTGCGCAAACCAATGGGTGCCAGCAGCATCTGTTATCGCGCCATCCGGTTCTCCATCAGCAACCGTTGTAAAAACCTGCCAGTCGCCAAGGGTGCCTGTATCGGCATCGTAGGGGCATTTGAGTATCTGGCGCGTGGGGCTGTCGGTGAAGTACATGGTCCGCCCGTCAGGGGCCCAGCAAAGACCATTTGAGATGCGGATACCTTCCTTCTTGATATCCAAAATTCCGTCTTTTCCTGTGCGGTAAAGCCTGCCTGAGGGCACAAGGTCCTCTGACATGGAGCCCACCCAAAAGCGGCCCTTGGGGTCTGTACGGCCATCGTTTAGGCGAAGGCTTCCGCCGAGTTCTTGTGGCTGATGCAGCCAGCGTACGTGGTTTTTGTCGGGCGCATAGATGGCGATGCCGGATGCAAAGGCTGCTAGGATTTCTTGGTCGGTGCCGCTCAGAAAGCTGAAGGAGCAAAGCCGTTCCGGCGTTTCATAAACGGTAAGGGCTAGGGATGGCCATGCGAGCCGATACAACCGGCAGGATTGAACGTCCGTCCACCAAACGCTCTGGTCGCTGTCGCGCCATAGAACACACTCACCGAGCACATTACCAACGCAGATTGTTTCTATGAGACCTGCTTGGAGACCCAAGTTCTTCCTACCTCAGTGTCGGGTGTCATTTTGATGATGTAACAATTTGCCGTTCCGCTGTCGCATGCCGATGGTGGCTGTTGTCACTGTGGGATTGTTGCGAACCGATGCCTTTAGAAATGCCATTCATTGCTATTGGAGAGTGCCATGGTAGAGTTTTTTCAATCAAAGGTTGAGATGGTCGCAACGCCCATCGCCTTGATTGTCCCGGGGGGACACAACAATGACACGCCTCACAAACAGAAAAAACAATGGTGTATTGGCTAGCATGCGTCGAGCATGGACAGCAGCTCTTCTGGCTTTGGGTTTCTTTGGCTTGGGCACTTTGTCCGCGGCTGCTCAGACCAACTCGCCTGAGCCATATCTATTGATCATATCCGTGACTGCTGAAGATGCCACGTTGGGAAGCGACGCTGATGAGGTCTATTTCTTGTTCAGCAGCGGCGAACGTCATCCTGAAGGCACTCATACGATCCGGTCCGGCGAAACGTGGGAACCACATTACTTCATGAGTGCTGCCAAGGAGATAAGCGTTTCATTGATGGAAAGCGATATGCTGGGTACCGATGATGTGATCGGTACATTCAAGATCACGCCGGACAACGCATACGGACGGTTTACCGAACGCATGGTCGGTGACTTTTCATCTTACGTCGTGATCTTTGAAGTGCGGCGCTAGGAAGTGCAGCGCTAGGTGATCTTGATCACGTAGCTTTTGCCCCTTTCCCGCTTCTTTTCGCTATCGAAGCGGGCGTGCGGGTATCCACATGCTCTCGACGCGGTCGCTGCCGTCCATCGCCCAGTCGATTTCCTGGGCGGTGCATTGCAGCGGCTCGTCGAGCGGCTCGTCCGCTAGAATGTTGGTACAAAAATCCGGGTAGTCACGGGACGGATAGGAGAATTCAGCCTCACTGCCATCCTCCTTTAGTGCGTCAGCCACCCTTTGGTAAAATGCCTTCGCCTGCTCAACCCCCGTCAGGCCAACCGGCTGGATCGCCAGGTCAGGCTTTTTCTCCGACATTATTTCCCAATAGTCAGTGCCCGAGGCACTTGAGTATCCAGCATTGGCCCCACCGGCAGGCCGCCTGAGGACGTCCGGGTCCGCCCGCAATACCCTGTTGCAGAGCAGCTTCAAAGATTTCCGCATCTCGGCAGTGGCTGCGACTGTCTTGTCGTTAGCATCATCGACTCTCGCGACCGCTGTTCGGCTCAGTGACCATTGCTTGATCAAATCAGCGCTATGTTGCGTCAGGCACCGGAACCGCCAGTCCTCCGCGTTCAGATCAGCGGGGCGGTGCAGCTTCCATGAAATAAGATCCATGCTGTAGTGCCATTCGATCTTCTCGGTACCGCATTCAGAACCGACTGGTTCAGATCGTTGCACATGAGACGCCGAGTAGGTGTCACCGATCATGTGCATGAAATTGCCAAACTTCCGCGCGCTCTGGTCGTTGTCCTCGTGCGCAAGAGAGACGCACAGAAACTGCGAGGCATTGAGAAGGATTTTGTTACGCACACCCTGATTGGTGTCGTAGGAATAAATTTCTACATCAAGCCGGTTATCCATCAGATCACTCTGGGGTAGCCGTGTAGCTTGTGCGAGTGCTTTCTGGTCATCCTCCGAGTCGGTGTAAATTGGTGCCGTTGGATTGGGGCTGCCATGGATCGACTGGGCTGCGATGCGGATCGTCGCGACATCGCGCTGCTTGCCGTATGAGCCGGGCTCCACCCGCTGCTTGAGCATCTGCAATGAGGAAAAAGCAAGATCGTCAGGCTCAAGAACGCCTTCAATCATTTCTTCGAGAACGTCATCGGAAAGTTCGACGCCATACTCGGCTACACAAATCCGCGCGCCCTCGACAATCGACTCTTCGTGGTTGTCCGGCGAATAGGCAGCTGCGGATGTCACGGGCCCAAACGCAAGTGCACCAATAAGCGGAACCGTAAGTGCGCGCAAATTGCGCAGAGGGAATAAGGCCATAATGCCTCCTTATGGTGCGTGCCGGGTCTGATTTGACGGCTCGCTTCTTGTTTTATGGACATCAGGAGTGTTGACCGAAACGAAACTGACTTGAGCCCTTAGATTTCCTCCAGGCATGAGCAGAGTGCGTCTTGAGTAGGAGCAGGTTAGTAGGAGCGCGACGATGACGCGATCAAGGTTCACTGAAGAGCAGAACATCGCGATCCTGCGAGAGCGGGATGAAGACAGT
The Pyruvatibacter sp. DNA segment above includes these coding regions:
- a CDS encoding autotransporter outer membrane beta-barrel domain-containing protein produces the protein PTTINSMNITSVRAVAGVAARYTHELDNGSRFLPEGYVRALQELADPGQPISGSVVGGGTFISSPTKRDKFSTGLGAGFTYEFTDVFSVRLLYDGEFQDDYREDSVTAAVRLEF
- a CDS encoding SMP-30/gluconolactonase/LRE family protein — encoded protein: MLGECVLWRDSDQSVWWTDVQSCRLYRLAWPSLALTVYETPERLCSFSFLSGTDQEILAAFASGIAIYAPDKNHVRWLHQPQELGGSLRLNDGRTDPKGRFWVGSMSEDLVPSGRLYRTGKDGILDIKKEGIRISNGLCWAPDGRTMYFTDSPTRQILKCPYDADTGTLGDWQVFTTVADGEPDGAITDAAGTHWFAHWGEGRVVATDPTGTRTHALQVPTHNPTCPALGGPAGNLMFVTSAKQGTTPSDAQAGHLFIFETNLCAGPTARAQVGKMTLARIPGAPQR